One part of the Neodiprion virginianus isolate iyNeoVirg1 chromosome 3, iyNeoVirg1.1, whole genome shotgun sequence genome encodes these proteins:
- the LOC124300754 gene encoding 39S ribosomal protein L46, mitochondrial isoform X1, producing MFKRSLHLCTKSTINSLSTFMRLEARSTSTTSKTISEAKEKWDLVSAVCVERHPVISKPLKDIEAKFQHYLDQLEFENSMKSDHELRHKKDKEIQEQIKAGTGEIDMDAIKQTAQDFEDASLDELNKFQFASRTTEADKKNDLTSLDRKLDKNLVLLVEQQVGEKIFWIPPQGVRKDGETLRQTAERVLKETCGETLNVKFYGNAPCGFYKYKYPQTLRETGVIGAKIFYYQAKYLKGSLASQAKYQWLDREELENTLPVPLKKSVTQFLIDED from the exons ATGTTTAAACGCTCGTTACATTTGTGCACCAAATCAACTATCAATTCCCTAAGCA CTTTTATGCGCCTCGAAGCTCGCAGTACGTCTACGACCAGCAAGACAATATCagaagcaaaagaaaaatgggACCTAGTTAGCGCTGTGTGTGTTGAAAGACACCCAGTGATTTCCAAACCTTTGAAGGATATAGAAGCAAAGTTCCAACACTACCTTGATCAACTGGAATTTGAGAATAGTATGAAATCCGACCACGAACTAAGGCataaaaaagataaagaaataCAGGAACAAATCAAGGCAGGCACCGGTGAAATCGACATGGATGCAATAAAACAAACCGCACAAGATTTTGAAGATGCTTCTTTAGACGAACTAAACAAATTCCAATTTGCATCTAGGACTACTG AGGCAGACAAGAAGAATGACTTAACATCGTTGGATCGCaagttggataaaaatttggtATTGCTAGTAGAACAGCAAGTGGGTGAGAAGATTTTCTGGATTCCTCCACAAGGTGTTAGAAAAGATGGGGAGACATTGCGACAA acaGCAGAAAGAGTGCTGAAAGAAACCTGTGGTGAAACACTGAACGTCAAGTTTTATGGAAATGCACCGTGTGGTTTTTACAAGTATAAATACCCTCAAACATTAAGAGAAACAGGTGTGATAGgggcaaaaatattttattatcaagcaaaatatttaaaagGTAGTTTAGCGTCCCAAGCAAAATATCAGTGGTTAGATCGTGAGGAACTGGAGAACACACTGCCAGTtcctttaaaaaaaagtgtaactCAATTTCTGATAGATGAAGACTGA
- the LOC124300753 gene encoding probable 18S rRNA (guanine-N(7))-methyltransferase yields MSRRPEHSAPPEVFYNEVEAQKYTQNSRMMDIQVQMCERAIELLLLPEDEPCLLLDIGCGSGLSGSVLEDQGHTWIGIDISPAMLNVAKEREVEGDLILSDMGQGVPFKAGSFDGAVSISALQWLCNADKTSHNPVKRLYQFFSSLFASLGRTARAVFQFYPENSDQIELVTTQATKAGFFGGIVVDFPNSTKAKKFFLVLMTGGAMPLPKALGTGNDNTVVNYASKRERTMKVRGKALKKSREWILEKKERRRRQGKEVRDNSKYTGRKRSGRF; encoded by the exons ATGTCTAGACGACCAGAGCATTCGGCGCCGCCTGAAGTG TTCTACAATGAAGTGGAAGCACAGAAATACACACAGAA TTCTCGGATGATGGATATTCAAGTTCAAATGTGCGAACGAGCCATTGAATTGCTGTTATTACCTGAAGACGAGCCATGCCTTCTTCTTGACATTGGTTGTGGATCTGGACTTAGCGGAAGCGTATTAGAAGACCAAGGCCACACGTGGATCGGTATCGATATATCTCCTGCAATGTTGA ACGTAGCTAAAGAGCGGGAGGTTGAGGGTGATCTTATTCTGAGTGATATGGGACAAGGGGTGCCTTTTAAAGCTGGCAGCTTTGATGGAGCTGTGAGCATATCTGCGTTACAGTGGCTTTGCAATGCTGACAAAACTTCACATAATCCAGTCAAACGACTGTATCAGTTCTTTTCCTCCCTTTTCGCTTCATTAGGAAGGACAGCTAGAGCtgtctttcaattttatccaGAAAATAGCGACCAGATTGAGTTGGTCACAACACAAGCGACCAAAGCTGGGTTCTTTGGTGGTATAGTTGTTGATTTTCCAAACAGTACCAAGgctaaaaaattctttctagTTCTGATGACTGGTGGTGCAATGCCTCTTCCTAAGGCATTGGGAACTGGTAATGATAATACTGTAGTGAATTACGCGTCAAAAAG GGAGCGAACTATGAAGGTACGCGGAAAGGCACTAAAGAAAAGTAGAGAGTGGATtttggaaaagaaagagagaagacgGAGACAGGGCAAGGAGGTCAGAGATAATTCAAAATATACGGGCCGAAAGAGGAGTGGTCGGTTCTGA
- the LOC124300744 gene encoding SH2B adapter protein 1 gives MSVYNNAEGADNWSEFCDRHARAAASDFAKAFCTYVNLNLPESARATLSHRDFLRKFVDTFCEHFETEFLRRSTRSPSYDTRLHHQASGNEADANAPNNQNNTRPPIRASSNEEFSDYSEQDGEPVSPKPVHKTFFRRLSFKGLKKGKGFFHKQQSDEVELSHSEHRRDKHSKAKLSKIVVECRKEGIVNCLIGENIDGTQKWEKCRLALVKAIGGYMLEFYSPPKAFKPRSGVFCFRITEARETTALEMPDHENTFVLKAEQNLEFVIEAHDSIDMRSWLATIKYCMRSAPTTSNAMGSTPGDSAANSVAHSSNSDGERVRANSASKNTRTIQDQHSLEEQGNPPELPPRLRLSNNSNLDLLYPSHQEIEELSGNDGDLDLSTSLREYRWFHGTLPRSDAAQLVLHGAANGHGVFLVRQSETRKGEFVLTFNFQGRAKHLRMTLNDQGQCRVQHLWFPAIHDMLEHFRQNPIPLESGGTADVTLTEYVVANPASRPAHHVTTGASSQQPQERRPATAPEPREVQTHGGPIRTRAESLERLEQQNIAEQQLQVTGSGSSGGRAVQNTYSFL, from the exons ATGAGTGTTTACAACAACGCCGAGGGTGCGGACAACTGGTCAGAATTTTGTGACAGGCACGCCCGAGCGGCGGCGTCCGATTTTGCAAAGGCATTCTGCACGTACGTTAATCTTAACCTGCCGGAAAGCGCGAGGGCAACTTTGTCGCATCGcgattttttgcgaaaatttgtcGACACGTTCTGCGAGCATTTTGAGACGGAGTTTTTACGCCGCAGCACGAGGTCGCCCTCCTACGACACGCGACTTCACCACCAGGCTTCCGGAAACGAGGCTGACGCGAACGCTCCGAACAATCAAAACAATACCAGACCGCCGATCCGGGCCTCCTCAAACGAAGAGTTCAGCGATTACTCGGAACAGGATGGCGAACCTGTCTCACCGAAGCCGGTGCACAAGACGTTCTTCCGACGTCTTTCTTTCAAGGGGCTCAAAAAGGGCAAGGGATTCTTCCACAAGCAGCAGAGCGACGAGGTGGAGTTATCCCACAGCGAGCACAGAAGGGACAAACACTCCAAGGCGAAGCTGTCAAAGATTGTCGTCGAGTGCAGGAAGGAGGGAATCGTCAATTGCTTGATAGGCGAAAACATCGACGGTACCCAAAAGTGGGAGAAGTGTCGACTTGCCCTTGTCAAGGCCATCGGTGGCTACATGCTCGAATTCTACTCGCCGCCAAAGGCGTTCAAGCCGAGAAGCGGCGTGTTTTGCTTCAGGATAACCGAGGCGAGGGAAACCACTGCTCTGGAAATGCCGGACCATGAAAACACCTTCGTTCTCAAGGCTGAACAGAACTTAGAATTCGTTATTGAGGCTCACGACTCCATTGACATGCGGTCTTGGCTTGCTACTATCAAGTACTGCATGAGGTCTGCACCCACTACTTCCAACGCCATGGGCTCGACACCCGGTGATTCCGCCGCCAATTCTGTTGCTCATAGTTCAAACTCCGACGGAGAAAGAGTCAGAGCTAATTCGGCGAGTAAAAATACTAGAACGATCCAGGATCAGCACAGTCTTGAGGAGCAGGGAAATCCACCCGAGCTACCCCCACGGCTCAGACTCAGTAACAACAGTAATTTGGACCTGCTTTATCCCTCTCATCAAGAAATAGAAGAAT tatctGGTAACGACGGAGACTTAGACTTGTCGACCAGCTTACGTGAATATCGGTGGTTTCACGGAACATTACCCAGATCAGATGCAGCACAACTTGTCCTTCACGGCGCAGCTAATGGGCACGGAGTATTTCTAGTCCGGCAAAGTGAGACCAGAAAAGGGGAGTTCGTTCTGACGTTCAACTTTCAAGGAAGAGCAAAG CACCTACGAATGACGTTGAACGATCAAGGGCAATGTCGAGTTCAACACCTCTGGTTCCCAGCAATCCACGACATGCTGGAACACTTTCGACAAAATCCCATCCCTTTGGAATCTGGAGGCACAGCGGACGTGACGTTAACAGAATATGTGGTCGCTAATCCTGCCAGCCGGCCTGCACATCACGTGACTACTGGAGCCAGCAGCCAACAGCCTCAGGAACGAAGGCCGGCAACAGCCCCAGAGCCCAGAGAA GTGCAGACTCACGGTGGACCAATAAGAACTCGCGCCGAGTCACTGGAACGTTTAGAACAACAAAATATCGCAGAACAACAGCTGCAAGTGACAGGGTCGGGATCATCAGGTGGCAGAGCAGTGCAAAATACATATAGCTTTCTTTGA
- the LOC124300747 gene encoding G/T mismatch-specific thymine DNA glycosylase-like, with product MSSSLRLNNLRKKPPSAVPQKPKKKLDRFDGLSEEDLQSCKLPDILKENLDMVFVGINPSLTAAYRGRYYAGPGNHFYKLLHASGLTPQLLSHEEDSKLLEYGIGLTNIVERPSRSSSDLKKSEIKVGAKKVEEKLILFKPKIAIFNGKGIYEVFSNKTGKSDFSFGLQPVGIGNTAIWVVPSSSARCAHFPRMVDKLHFYSALRKYLLHVNGKISDIDIREFSFEGKCKIFDPTTSKMWRRKEVSAFMHGGRVANKETLLNTSEASVSNMNSTNSTVKKMRVGRDSNETMECENLCVDDDKKSTKTSNIHDKPTDLDRRDISFQGEELHRDDGDQNESNFVSLSTPANIMEEKQEVDFVDLIKQRLSQRENSQHENSTVEVMEERSEIFHSIEQKTRVKKLRYSMLKKNRSNSLLSGEKSWVNDSHHSGT from the coding sequence ATGTCTTCTTCCTTGCGTTTGAATAATCTGAGGAAAAAACCACCGTCTGCTGTGCCTCAGAAGCCGAAAAAGAAATTGGATAGATTTGATGGACTGTCAGAGGAGGATTTACAATCATGCAAGCTTCCGGATATTCTTAAGGAGAATTTAGATATGGTATTCGTTGGGATTAATCCAAGCTTGACAGCTGCATATCGCGGACGTTATTACGCTGGTCCAGGAAATCATTTCTACAAATTATTACACGCATCTGGCCTAACGCCACAACTCCTTAGTCATGAAGAAGACTCAAAGCTGCTAGAATATGGAATAGGCTTGACAAACATCGTAGAGAGGCCATCAAGATCATCTTCAGATCTGAAGAAATCCGAGATCAAAGTGGGTGCGAAGAAAGTCGAGGAGAAGCTCATTCTATTTAAGCCAAAAATTGCTATTTTCAATGGTAAAGGTATCTACGAGGTATTTTCTAACAAAACCGGCAAGTCCGACTTCAGCTTCGGCTTACAGCCCGTCGGAATAGGCAATACTGCAATATGGGTTGTTCCTTCGAGCAGCGCTCGTTGTGCCCATTTTCCAAGGATGGTCGACAAGCTACACTTTTATTCAGCATTAAGAAAGTACCTGCTTCACGTCAATGGTAAAATATCCGATATTGATATTAGGGAATTCTCCTTTGAAGGTAAATGTAAGATATTTGATCCGACCACGTCCAAGATGTGGCGGAGAAAAGAGGTCTCTGCTTTTATGCATGGAGGAAGAGTGGCCAACAAAGAAACGCTCTTGAATACTTCGGAAGCAAGTGTGTCGAATATGAATAGTACTAACTCTACTGTGAAAAAGATGAGGGTTGGAAGAGACAGTAATGAGACGATGGAATGTGAGAATCTCTGTGTCGATGATGacaaaaaaagtacaaaaactTCGAATATCCACGACAAGCCGACAGATTTAGATAGAAgagatatttcatttcaagGAGAGGAATTGCACAGGGATGACGGTGACCAGAATGAAAGTAATTTTGTCAGTTTATCTACGCCAGCAAACATAATGGAAGAGAAACAAGAAGTGGACTTTGTAGATTTAATAAAACAGCGTCTTTCTCAAAGGGAGAATAGTCAGCATGAGAATTCTACTGTTGAAGTTATGGAAGAAAgatcagaaatttttcattctatagAACAAAAGACACGTGTTAAGAAACTGAGATACTCTATGTTGAAGAAGAATCGATCTAATAGTTTGCTAAGTGGTGAAAAAAGTTGGGTAAATGATAGCCATCATTCAGGAACTTGA
- the LOC124300754 gene encoding 39S ribosomal protein L46, mitochondrial isoform X2 translates to MRLEARSTSTTSKTISEAKEKWDLVSAVCVERHPVISKPLKDIEAKFQHYLDQLEFENSMKSDHELRHKKDKEIQEQIKAGTGEIDMDAIKQTAQDFEDASLDELNKFQFASRTTEADKKNDLTSLDRKLDKNLVLLVEQQVGEKIFWIPPQGVRKDGETLRQTAERVLKETCGETLNVKFYGNAPCGFYKYKYPQTLRETGVIGAKIFYYQAKYLKGSLASQAKYQWLDREELENTLPVPLKKSVTQFLIDED, encoded by the exons ATGCGCCTCGAAGCTCGCAGTACGTCTACGACCAGCAAGACAATATCagaagcaaaagaaaaatgggACCTAGTTAGCGCTGTGTGTGTTGAAAGACACCCAGTGATTTCCAAACCTTTGAAGGATATAGAAGCAAAGTTCCAACACTACCTTGATCAACTGGAATTTGAGAATAGTATGAAATCCGACCACGAACTAAGGCataaaaaagataaagaaataCAGGAACAAATCAAGGCAGGCACCGGTGAAATCGACATGGATGCAATAAAACAAACCGCACAAGATTTTGAAGATGCTTCTTTAGACGAACTAAACAAATTCCAATTTGCATCTAGGACTACTG AGGCAGACAAGAAGAATGACTTAACATCGTTGGATCGCaagttggataaaaatttggtATTGCTAGTAGAACAGCAAGTGGGTGAGAAGATTTTCTGGATTCCTCCACAAGGTGTTAGAAAAGATGGGGAGACATTGCGACAA acaGCAGAAAGAGTGCTGAAAGAAACCTGTGGTGAAACACTGAACGTCAAGTTTTATGGAAATGCACCGTGTGGTTTTTACAAGTATAAATACCCTCAAACATTAAGAGAAACAGGTGTGATAGgggcaaaaatattttattatcaagcaaaatatttaaaagGTAGTTTAGCGTCCCAAGCAAAATATCAGTGGTTAGATCGTGAGGAACTGGAGAACACACTGCCAGTtcctttaaaaaaaagtgtaactCAATTTCTGATAGATGAAGACTGA
- the LOC124300745 gene encoding cell division control protein 45 homolog, producing MFLDNIQTEFYNEILGNRCLLLVNFDIDAICACKILQYLLKNDNIVYTLVPVRGIQDLVQAYEENCEEVKYVILVNCGGTLDIVELLQPDESVVFYILDSHRPYDLCNVYSESQVRILGQPDNDEKIPEYAEVFRDNSSDEEEEDTDEDDSSVAAESRLSKRRRLNEEEIEKRRNRRLWDASRTQIMFNYTQYSYYGRSSAVIIYELAWKLSRDTLDVAWWGIVGATEQAILGKVESRVSVLETGNLQSHVSRLSHRVTDSEKQHATAVKLTYDKDLQLALYRHWTVEASLKHSVPTAVSLRLWSLRGENRLRELLAEMGLPLAQSKQRFSAMDLSLRHEFKQMIEKLASKYNVDSIVGASFTLQYGYRFKYCASDVVYSMLALLESTTKERLPQHCFLDALDCLSRKKKDVVERGIEKAKLMLSNIYKTAQGILEMKQVKNAGPFLYIVIQDGTLDTRLFAHEHALIMLAQFTLKAYVETSRYRNATKWPLIATAPFSEEDGTCLVVGIPPLCEDQPRSLFGRAFEQAAKNTSSYIEADYFDTTIIRLKIQERPKFFDALTALLII from the exons ATGTTTTTGGACAATATTCAAACTGAGTTTTATAACGAAATATTAGGAAAC AGatgcttattgttagtcaatTTTGACATCGATGCAATATGTGCATGCAAGATATTGCAGTaccttttaaaaaatgacaacATTGTATATACACTGGTTCCTGTGCGTGGAATTCAAGACTTAGTTCAAGCATATGAAGAGAACTGTGAAGAG GTGAAATACGTAATATTAGTAAATTGCGGTGGAACATTGGATATTGTGGAACTTCTACAGCCAGATGAAAGTGTGGTATTTTACATTCTCGACAGTCATAGACCTTACGATTTATGCAACGTCTATTCAGAGAGTCAAGTCAGAATCCTAGGTCAGCCTGACAATGATGAAAAGATACCAGAGTATGCCGAGGTCTTTAGAGATAATTCT TctgatgaagaagaagaagacacAGATGAAGATGATTCGAGTGTGGCGGCAGAAAGTAGGCTATCGAAACGTCGGCGATTGAATGaggaagaaattgaaaaacgaagaaatcgAAGGTTGTGGGATGCGAGTAGAACACAAATTATGTTTAATTACACACAATACAGCTACTATGGTCGATCG AGTGCTGTGATAATCTATGAGTTAGCATGGAAACTCTCACGAGATACGTTGGATGTGGCGTGGTGGGGGATTGTAGGAGCTACAGAACAAGCAATTCTTGGAAAAGTTGAATCCAGGGTTAGTGTTTTAGAAACAGGAAATCTCCAGAGTCACGTTTCGAGACTAAGTCATAGAGTTACGGACAGTGAAAAGCAACACGCCACAGCGGTCAAACTGACTTACGACAAGGA CCTTCAGTTGGCTCTGTATCGTCATTGGACAGTTGAAGCCAGTCTAAAACATTCCGTACCAACGGCGGTATCTCTTCGCTTATGGTCTTTAAGAGGTGAAAATCGCCTTAGAGAACTCCTGGCTGAGATGGGTTTACCTCTGGCACAATCTAAGCAACGATTTTCAGCCATGGATCTCAGCTTACGACATGAGTTTAAAcagatgattgaaaaattagcATCGAAATACAATGTTGACAGCATTGTTGGTGCTAGTTTTACCCTGCAGTACGGATATAGATTTAAATACTGTGCCTCAGACGTGGTATACTCTATGCTGGCCTTACTTGAGTCCACG ACGAAAGAAAGATTACCACAACACTGCTTTTTAGATGCTTTGGACTGTCTATCTCGCAAGAAGAAAGATGTTGTAGAAAGAGGCATAGAAAAGGCAAAACTAATGCTTAGCAACATTTATAAGACAGCTCAAGGCATCTTAGAAATGAAACAAGTAAAGAATGCAGGTCCATTTCTTTATATTGTTATCCAAGATGGCACGTTAGATACTcgattatttgcacatgaGCACGCATTGATCATGTTGGCACAGTTTACACTAAAAGCATACGTAGAAACATCAAGATACAGGAACGCAACTAAGTGGCCACTGATTGCTACTGCACCTTTCAGCGAAGAAGACGGTACTTGCCTCGTTGTTGGTATTCCACCACTATGCGAAGATCAACCTAGAAG CCTCTTTGGAAGGGCATTCGAGCAAGCTGCTAAAAATACCAGTTCGTATATAGAGGCGGACTACTTCGATACAACAA TAATAAGACTGAAGATTCAAGAGCGGCCAAAGTTCTTTGATGCATTGACAGCGCTCCTGATTATATAA